tttttttggtcAAACATATGAAATAAATTTAAAAGATCAAACTTTGTTCCAGCAATAAAAATTTTACGAGTGTGCATATAGCACTAGTTATTATTACGGCGTGGAATTGAAGCTTTTATGAAATTGAAGGAAATTAGGTGaaacaactattgagggaaAAAATGGCATTGATGGAATTTAGCTTAAAAAACAAGGCTGATGCATGAGGCAATATGCTTAAAATTTTTACGGAAATTGCGTTGTGGTTTTCTAGAATGAGAGCCAATAGAATTCTTTTCTGACATAGTAGTATgatcttcaaaaatttatttctttctctctcctctCATTCTAACTGGTTTTTAACACAGACCATTTTTCTTCATCTCTCTCtctaaaaaccctaattcaacactttctctcctctctttcgAACATGACAAGATCAGGTATTTCCGCCTTCATTGTATTTCCATTGCAATTAatttttgcttatattttctcaCATGTGTGATTGAATTGTGTACAAGCACTTCTAAGCTTATTGAGATTTGTATAATTCTGTTGAATCAAGTTGTTGATTGTCTGAATTATGGTTGTTATTGGTGTAATTAATCGCTAGTTGTGTTAAAGATTGGATTTTGGTTGTTAAATCACGGGTTTGAAtgaattttggattttggaggttcTAATTGTTGTTTGCTAATTGGTTGCATTGGATTGTTTTGTGGATGCTGACTTTATGATTTGATGCGGTGTGGGGATTGCTTAGATGACGAAATTTCGGTGATTCATGGAAAATCTGATGTGGGTTTTGGATTTTAGTGATGAATATGAATTTTTTGTTTGGTGGAAATTTGAATTTTGTGCTAAATAGGTGCTTTTGATTTGTGTGGTTTGTAGAGTGAATGCTGTTTGAGCGATCAGTTGTTGCTGCGTAGATGTAGAGAGAAATGGAAGCTAATACTTGTGATATAAATCACTTGGATGCTGATGTGCTTTTACCGCCTCGAAAGCGGCTTCTTGCTGGGCTGAAAAGACAGAATTCTGATGTGAATCCGCAAACTCCTACCAGTGCTTCTAATGGTGGGAGCGAATTTGATTCCCGCGTTAATAATTTAATGAAATCTCATTTGAGTAACCCTAACTTATCAAATGAGGAGATTGTGGAGGCGTCTAGATTGGCTGCCGTAGAAGCAGCCAAGGCAGCACAGGCTGCTAGGGCCACAGCTGAAGAGAAAGCTGCAAAAGCAGCTAAGGCAGTGGCTGCTGCAAAGAGTGCCCTAGAATTGGTTGCTACTGTCTCTGAGGAGATTGATAATGGAGAAAAATACTTGAAGAAGAACAAGATGAAGAAGCATGTACAAGTCCAAACTTTGTATAATAAGCCAAGAGGGTCTCAAGGATGGAAAACAGATGAAGAATTAGCTCGAAAGTTGCATCGGGCCATCAACAGTTCCCCGAGAATATTGAAGAACACTTCTACTTCTGACTCCAAAAGTCACAAACATAAGAAACTTAAAAGGTCATCTTCTTTTGAGAAGACAGCAGTTAGTAATGGTGGTACTGTTTTGCATGTAAACCAGGCTTTGGCTAGCAATGGTAATGGTATAGCTGGTGGGATGGATCATGATGGTTCTGTCCAGGATGGTTACAGGGCAAAAGTAGATTTAAACATACCAAATTTCAATAAAGCTGATGGACAGAAGATGGAAAGTAGGGAAATGTTGAAACATAGTAAACCTGACTTACTAATCATGGAAAATGGGGAACCAGATGCAGTTCAATCGAGTATGAAAGTTGGGGTTGATGATGATTCTGGCCTTGGTAAAAAGAAGGGGAAGATTAAGCAGAAAAAGTTGCCTTTGAGCATTTGTAGTATTAGGGATCTAGAGAACCCTAAGGAGGATCTGAAATCTAAGAGCTCGTCTACAACTGACAACAATAGGGCCAAAGTTATTGGCAATAGTAAGTCCATCTTTTCTGTAGGGCCTTCTAGTGAGGGTGTCATGCCAGTTGAGAGAACATCGATGTGGAAGTGTCAGGCATTCAAGGCTCCTGCTTGTGTCAAACAAAATAAAGTGATGCAGTCTTAGTGTTCATATCTGAATTTCAGCAATTGGCGGCTGCTATTGTAGGAGTTGTGAGCTGTGGTAGTTTTTTAAATTTATGCATTTCATATAGATTTGATCCCCCCCCTCCCCCTCACCCTGTTGGTTTTTTGCTTGTCAATGGCACTGTAAGACTTGAAGTTACTTATGTGTATATTGAAGTTTTTTCAAATTGCTTGCTTATACATTTTGTGCCAACATCAATGTTTGGTTTTGCCCCAAAGCTTGAGATCAAGGCATACATAAAATTTGAAATGTTCTTGATATGTTTGATGGTCATATCTGCCGGAGATGATGTCAGCTTGTGTAAAGTATTGCCGCATCAGATAGTTGAAATTATCATCATTGGTCAAGTGCAACAGGGGAAATGTCTAGATTTGTGGCCGTAGCCTCCATCCTTGATCACAGGGCTATTTGTTAAATCAGTTCAAGTTCTTAGTGAGTGGAACTTTTTGGACCTGTTTTAGGTGGTCTGTACTGTGGCATTTTTGTATGGATTGTAGTTTTTTTCTAATGTTTGTTCTTGAGTTGTTTCGAGTCTATACTACCATAACACACAAGCGTGGCAGATGACAGATAGTAATAAAGGATATAACATGTGCAAGTCTTGAATGATGATAGCAGTTCTGACATTGGGGATAGCAGTTTGTGGCGGTTTCACCTGGCTGTTTATGGATGCCCACACAGCATTGCTATTTGGGTGGTCTTCTCGTGGTTTGAAGCATAACTGCCCAAGTGTCCTGTTGGAAAGCCCCTTAATGATGATCTTCCTGCAGACGTAGGGAAATGAAATGTTGAACAGACATGGGGGAGAGGTGTTGCTATCCGTTGCTTATATTCTGAACCCGAACTCAATCTGATTTGCTTTGACAGGCAATAGAAATTTATCTCACTGGCTTCAATTCATTCTTCCACTTTTAGCATCTTCTCGATCAGTTTGCAACATTAGGTACTTTGAAGTCGTGTTTCTAGAATTCAACCTCTGTTGAAATCATCACTCCTTAATGGTGCTAAAGTCAAAACGAAGGAAGATGGTGTTGGGACCTTGGGGTATTAACAGTACTGTCATTATGCATGTGCGCTTTGTTTTTAAGGCAAATTGAAGGAGTGTAATTAGGCCTATCCccgattttctttttttttttaatactctGATAATTATGGAAACATTGGTTTTATTTCTAAAAACATAAGAAATAACATCCAATTGTTGTTTGGTGTGCCATCACAGCTACCTCTATCAAGTTGGTCAACCATGAAGTTGAGTGTTGTTGATTAGGTCATTGATAAAATCTTTAAAACGATAGTATTGCTATtatcttataaatttgaaacTCATAACATCTTAGAGTCTTTTGGTAGCTAGTTGCCATCCACTTGAAAACATGAAATGTTATGCAGAACtctgaaatttttcaaaaattcacttATGGAAAACGTCATTCCAACTTAAACATTGACTTGCTTCTTTAATATCTTTATTTTTTCAACCAAAAAAGTTCCTAAGTGCAAACAAATTCTAATTTTTAAAGAATGATTAAAGTTGGATAATCTATGCTTTACCATTCAATGTTTTAACTTGGAATATTCTCTAGTTAGCCTGCTGTGAGGTTTATCTCAATTCTCcaatcatatttatttaggGAAAAAATAACGGAGAAAACAAagggggagagaaaaagcaaCAAGTTTAAAGACAGCCGCTTCTTTATTCACTTCCTTTCTAGGTTCTTATTTGTAAGGAAAAAAGATTATTTTGGTCCCTCATATTTGGAATCTTGGCCACTTTAATTCTTTATATATTACCATGATTTTTTTAGTCCCTTATcagtaaccaaaaaaaaaaaaaaaaactcaatctAAGACTtctaatgaaaattttaaaaactctaaCGGAGTTAGTCACTTGCACAATATGTGCACCATTGAAAATGACCATGTTGATTcatatttgtttggattgggttttatttccccaaatttatttgcttacatcatcattacaattttcaatacacctttttaccttcccaattacctttttatctcacatacatcatatcacaaaaagtgctacagtaaaaatatctctaataattcacaatccaaacagaatATCTTCAGAATCGTGTCCAATTTTACCTCTACGTATGCCGCCACATTCCAATTAGGTGTGTGcgtgtgcttttttttttatgctattttttttttgttttgaagatAAACTTATAATGTACGGAACCAACTATATTCAGGTCTTTTGATTTCCTATTAAAAGTTTGTAGTGAGTTTATTTTATGAAAGTGACAGTTCAAGTGGTCGAAAGTATAAAATTCGAAACCACCTTGAAGATAACAGACCAAAACAGTCATTTTTAACATTGCACATGCCCTAAACGTGACTAACTCCGTTAGAATCTTTCAATTTTCTATTAGAGGTCCTGAATTATTATAATTAGTAGAGGTCctagattattattattttttataaagATAAGGGATTAAAATAGTCGTGGTTATAGATAATAGGCTAAACTACCAAAATCCTAAAGGCATGGAACTAAAATGGTCGTTTTCCCTCCTGTTTATAtttatagagagagagagagagagagtgtatGAACAAAAAGAGTACTCATAAATTGGTAAGTCGTAACTCTCTGGATGTTGCTTGAAAAAATATGCTACTAGTAggtgtattaaatttaataaaaatgCTCAGTGTATTCAAATATTTCACAAAAAGCAAACCTCAAAAAGAACATCAAAGCATTTTCGGAAAAGAATTGTATAGAATTTCAAACAATATTAACCCTTTGCATGAAAAAAAACAGAAGTTGTATAATGATTcgcatctctctctctctctatatgtatatatatatacacacatattgaaaagaataataatattgctgtttctttttttaagaATAATATATTGTGATCTTGGAGCATCATTCTTAAGCTGTATGCATGGGCAGTTAAGCACATCTTGCTCAGTGTCGACAAAATACGTGGCACGTTGGCTTGACGAAGACACCCGATCTAATACAAGAGAATGGATTTAAATAGTTCGGCCAACATCTGacgaaagagaaaattttggttaattatGATGACTCTATGTCTGTCTACAAAGAAAACTAGATCAAAAGGCAATCGCTTTAGTttcaaattaattaattagtaataatttttattttgagttcaaaatgcaaaaatttacCTAAGAAGTTTGTCTGTTTACTTCATGTTGACTACATTCATACCTCTTGTAGAGCATTTTTACATGAAATGCATGTATAACAGGTAGAAAAGTATATAGTGAGCACGAAATTAGGATAGAAAATTTGTGAAAAACTGTTAAACATGATTTACTGTACAGGTGTAGTCTTCACTCTTCAGATTATTGTGATATATCATTCTAACAaggatattttatttttcctctcAAATTTTGACCCTAAATTTAATTGTTACCATCTCTCCACaaaagtattttaaaatatttattaaaaaataaataaatcttatatacactaacaCTAACACTATATATGTTATCATCATTGGATTCAagacatgtgtgcaaaagttggaatttaatttcaaattttacatagttatCGTTCAGTAAaaactgacagtatatacactattattataataaaaattaatctaATTTAAGCACTCACATACAACTTGTTGCAAATTATAGTTGACAATTTTCGTAATTCGTCTTTGAGAGTCCTATTTACATTATAATTTCAGCATAGTGCAGTTTGGACGCTCAACGACAAGAAAATGTCCTGGTAAATTCCGCAAAATGTTCGAGGAATACAGGTAATATATCAGGAGTTGGGAAATCATCCAATTTTGCAAAAGTTGAGGATAAGATGGCTTGTCAATGAGTGTGGTTACTAAAAGAAGAACATCCTGAGTGGGTTGCCAAACAAGAAAAGAAGACTCGTGACAGTTGTATCTGTGATCCCAGAAGGGACTCCGAAGTCCAAACTGTGCAGCGCGCGAACTGGGCTTTCATTGTCAACACTTTCCGTAGCAGAAATGCAATTTGCAAGAAATCACTTGCGCCCGTGCATTTCCAAACAATATTTCGGGGCAATCTCACATTCTGCACATCTCATTTCCTTGAGAAAACTACACAAGATTATCCTGTTCCAATTTCAAGTATGATAGTGAAACTACAACCGGGCTagaaaaggaaaagctctcTTCCAGGTCACGAGCAAACCAGAGGATAGTGTAAACGACACTTCATTCACCTGGCCTACGATTCCGACGCATCTAATTGGCTTTTATCCGATATTGCTAATATTTCCTCTTTTACTTCTAACCGTATGCTGCTGAGTTTCAAAAACATAGACATTACTTATACAGAACAAATGCAAGAATACATTATGTCAAGTAGGTAATCAAGGTCAATTTGCAAAATTTCAGTTACAGTTTCAAATTCCCAAAGATACAGCACTTGTACAAATTATGAATTAGTTGAAATTTAGCAGCCGGACCACCCCAAAAGCGAGTCAATAATGTCTTTCCATAACTGAGATATCTAAGCATCCATAAAAAACAAAGTTGATCGTGAAGGCAAAGCAAGCAGCTGCGATCCCATTATAGGACACCACAGGCCAATTGTTCAACTGCCGGAGGACCACTTCAGTAACGCAACAGCGGAAGAAGCTTACACTTCCCATCTCAACATTCCACTTCTTCCAGTTGCCAGCTCAGGTTCCTCATCAGGCAATCATTGTCTTCCACTTGCCAGTTCCTCCAATATATTTGAGATACAAGGCAAGAACTCAACGTCAAAATCAAAGAATACTTGCACAGCCAGATAATCTGTCACTGAGTGTAGTCATATGATGATATCGAGTAGTTGTTCAGCTTCCTGTTCTCAAGAAGGGGATAGTTTCTGTAAGCCACAATTAAGGCTGCCTGGTAAGTAAAAACGTTAAAGGCTAACCAAATTTGTGGACAGAGGTGACAACCATCTGGAATGCCTTTGCGCTACATAAATCAGCATCCAGGTCAATCTTCATGCATATCATTTCCTTGTGGAAATTCTTAACTATATTACATCTTAGGCAACAAAAAGATCAGGTACTATTACGACTtcaaaaaaacccaaaaataaaCCATATGGAATAGTTATACTGGTAGACACGGATGTAAAGAGGTACTGCAACCACCAAACCAATCCACCTACTTCACTTACCCACC
This sequence is a window from Coffea eugenioides isolate CCC68of chromosome 7, Ceug_1.0, whole genome shotgun sequence. Protein-coding genes within it:
- the LOC113778045 gene encoding uncharacterized protein LOC113778045 translates to MEANTCDINHLDADVLLPPRKRLLAGLKRQNSDVNPQTPTSASNGGSEFDSRVNNLMKSHLSNPNLSNEEIVEASRLAAVEAAKAAQAARATAEEKAAKAAKAVAAAKSALELVATVSEEIDNGEKYLKKNKMKKHVQVQTLYNKPRGSQGWKTDEELARKLHRAINSSPRILKNTSTSDSKSHKHKKLKRSSSFEKTAVSNGGTVLHVNQALASNGNGIAGGMDHDGSVQDGYRAKVDLNIPNFNKADGQKMESREMLKHSKPDLLIMENGEPDAVQSSMKVGVDDDSGLGKKKGKIKQKKLPLSICSIRDLENPKEDLKSKSSSTTDNNRAKVIGNSKSIFSVGPSSEGVMPVERTSMWKCQAFKAPACVKQNKVMQS